The Flavobacterium sp. K5-23 genome segment ACGCCTCCCATTTTAGTAAATGCTGCATATAGTAGGTCAGTTCCAACAGCCGTTGTTGGAGGGATACCAAACCACAATAGAATAGGCGTCATCAATGAACCGCCTCCTACACCTGTCAATCCAACAATAAAGCCTACGATTAAACCTGCTACTATAAATCCTAATTGAAACTCCATAAATAAAAATTTGGACAAAAATAATAACTATTTAATAATTATCCTATCGGGAAAGTAGACTAATTAAAATATATTTGAAAAATTAAATATATTTTAGAATTATATGATATAATTTAGGAATAATAAATTAATCGTCACGATTATTTATTGATTTAATAACCTTTACCCTGATAGGGTTTAAAGTGCTTTTATTGAGGGATTAAGGATTGTTTATTTCGAAATAAAAAATTGAAATATTATTTTGTAGTTTAGAAATAAGTATTACTTTTGCCTTTTAATCTATTAATCCGATAGGGTAATGGATTTTATTGTAAATGAAAATAAAATGAACACAACTATAGTAGAAACATTAATAGAAACAACCAAGGATTTCTCAATTGAGGAGACTATGGATTTTTTAGCAAATGAATATAAAGACAAAGTGGTTTTCTCCACTTCTTTTGGTCAAGAAGACCAGGTGATAACGGCATTAATTGCTAAAAGTGATGTTGCAATTAACATTTTTACCTTAGATACGGGCCGTTTGTTTCAAGAAACCTATGATGTTTTTCATAAAACCTTGAAGAAGTATAAAAAACATATTGAGGTATATTTCCCAGAGGCTTCTGAAGTACAAAATATGCTGAATGAAAAAGGACCAAACAGTTTTTACGATTCGGTTGAAAATAGAAAAGAGTGTTGTTTTATTCGAAAAGTAGCTCCATTGACTAAAGCGTTAAAAGGAAACTCGATTTGGATTACGGGTTTAAGAGCGGAACAATCGGAAAACAGGAATGATTTAGGATTTTTTGAATACGATGCTAATTTCAAAATTATAAAATTCAATCCCTTATTAAAGTGGACTTTAAAAGAGGTTGAAGCGTATTTAGAAAAAAACAATGTCCCTCAAAACACATTACATAAAAAAGGATTTTTAAGTATTGGTTGCGAGCCTTGTACCAGAGCGATTGCTCCTGGCGAAGACATAAGAGCAGGAAGATGGTCGTGGGAATCAAGTCAGAAAGAGTGTGGTTTACACCAGAAATAAGATTTAGAGAAAAGAGAATAGAATAAAGAGAATAGAAATAATAAGTTGAAGAGAGATTATTGTCTAGGTTAAAACAACCTTAAACTTTAATCTTTAAACTTTTAAACTACTAATATGAACACAATATTAAAAACAAACGCATTAGAAAGCGAAGCGATATATATATTCAGAGAGGTAATCTCTCAATTTGATAAACCTGTTTTGCTTTTCTCTGGAGGGAAGGATTCCATTACGTTGGTACGATTGGCCCAAAAAGCTTTTTTTCCGGCTAAAATTCCCTTTCCATTATTGCACGTTGACACGGGACATAATTTTCCGGAAACCATCGAATTCAGAGATCGATTAGTGAAAGAATTAGGATTGGAATTAATCGTTCGTAATGTTCAAGACGCTATCGATGAAGGAAAAGTAATGGAGGAAACCGGGAAATATTCGAGTAGAAATAGCTTGCAGACCACAACACTTCTTGATGCAATTGAGGAATTCAAGTTTGATGCTTGTATAGGTGGAGCGAGAAGGGACGAAGAGAAAGCAAGAGCAAAAGAACGTATTTTTTCTGTCCGTGATGATTTTGGTCAATGGGATGAAAAAAACCAACGTCCGGAATTGTTTGATATTCTGAACGGAAAAATTGAAAATGGTCAAAATGTACGCGTGTTTCCAATTTCGAACTGGACAGAATTAGATGTTTGGAGTTATATAGAACAAGAGCAAATCGAAATCCCATCGATTTACTTTTCGCACAAACGCAAAGTTTTTTTGAGAGACGGTTTAATCTGGTCGCATTCTCCTTATGTGTACCAAGAAGAAGACGAACAAATCGAAGAAAGAATTGTTCGCTTCAGGACCGTCGGTGATATGAGTTGTACTGCAGCTGTAGAATCCTATGCTGCGACTATCAAAGAAGTAGTTGGAGAAATAAGAATATCAACAATTTCCGAAAGAGGAGCCAGAATTGACGACAAACGCTCTGAAGCAGCGATGGAGAAAAGAAAACAACAAGGGTATTTTTAAGATGAAATTCTTGATATATTTTTTAAGCATATTTCTTTTAAGTGTTGGAGTAAAAGCACAAACCGAGAAGAACATAAAAAACCAAAGTTTACTCTGGACACGATATTACAATCAGCTGGATCTAAATAACAAATGGTCTGTTCATACTGAGATTGACAATAGGGTTTTTATAAATTCTGTAACGCAAAACACACTTGTTGGCCGCATTCAACTTAGAGATAAAGTAACAGATAAGATAGAATTAGGTGTAGGTTTTGATTATTTCTCTGTGGCAACACAAGACCCTGAAATAATTAATGGATTTCATATTCCTGAATATCGAGCACAGCAAGATGTAACTGTAAAACAAAGTTTAGGTAAAATAAATTTAAGTCATCGGTATATGATTGAAGAACGGTTTGTTCATAATTCCAGTAAACTAATGTTAGAAGAGGGCACTACATTTTACTTGAGATTTAGATACCGAATTCAAGGAGATTATACTTTTTGGAAAAATGAAAAACAATATCTAAAAGGAATAGTGCACGACGAGTTAATGATTAATGGCGGAAACAAAATTATCAAAAACACCTTTGATCAAAATAGAATATATGGAGCCTTACAATTTGGAGTGAATAAATCAATTGCAATGGAGTTCGGCTATTTGAACAGTTTTCAACAAAGGGCAAGTGGAGTGGATTATTTTGCAAGAGACATAATAAGGTTCAGCTTCATTCATAAGGTTAAGATATAATGTAGAGTAAGAGTTTTGTATTCGAAAATTCAAAAAGTAAATAAAATATTCAAGTTTAAAAGTGTGTATAAAGGTCTTTCTTGAAACCTTAAACTTTTAAACTTTAAACAAAATAAGAGATGGAAGTTTTAAAAATAGCAACAGCAGGAAGTGTAGATGACGGGAAGAGTACATTAATTGGGAGGTTATTATACGATACACAATCTTTGACTACAGATAAACTGGAAGCAATAGAAAAAAGTAGCAAGCAAAAAGGATACGATTATTTAGATTTTTCTTTGGCTACTGATGGTTTAGTTGCCGAGAGAGAGCAAGGAATCACAATTGATGTGGCACATATTTATTTTTCTACAGCTAAGAAAAGTTACATTATTGCTGATACTCCAGGTCACGTTGAGTACACTCGAAATATGGTTACAGGAGCTTCCACTTCACAAGTGTCCATTATTTTGATTGACGCTCGTAAAGGAGTTATTGAGCAAACCTACCGTCATTTTTTTATCAATAATTTATTGAGAGTAAAAGAGGTGATTGTTGCGGTAAATAAAATGGATTTGGTTGATTATTCGGAAGATGTGTATAATAAAATCAAAGCCGACTTTGAAGCACTAAATGCTAAAAGTACTTTCAAAGAGCAAAACGTAAGTTACATTCCGTTAAGTGCTTTAACAGGAGATAATGTGGTGGAGTCATTAGGAGGAATGCCTTGGTACGAAGGGCAAACAGTCCTTGAACATCTTGAAGCTTTAGAGCCTACAGATGTGTACGAAAAAGGGAAAGCTCGTTTTCCGGTACAAACCGTTATCCGACCTAAAACTCAAGAATACCACGATTTTAGAGGGTATGCTGGTAAATTGTATGGAAATAATATTAAAGTAGGGGATGCAGTAACCGTATTGCCTTCTTTAACAGAATCGAAAGTGACAAACATTCACTTTTTTGATAAGCAATTTGACGAAGCTTCAGCAGGTTCTTCAATTACAATCGAATTAGAAAATGATATCAATGTGACTAGAGGCGATATGATTGTAAAATCAGCTGAATTGCCTAAAGTGGAGAAAGACATCAATACCACAGTTTGTTGGATGGACAGTAAAAAGTTAGTTCCGGGAGCAAAATATTTTGTACAACACAACACCAATAGAGTTTTGGCTAAAATTGACAGTGTGAAAAACGTAATTGCCACTGATTTTTCAGGAACAACGGAAGCGTCTCAATTAGCGATTAACGAAATAGGAGAAGTAAATATCAAGTTAAGCAAAGCCTTATATTTTGATGCTTACAACGACAACAAATCAAACGGTGCATTTATCCTAATTGATGCAGCAACAAATACAACTGCGGGAGTTGGGTTTATCCGATAGGAATCCCCACCCCAGCCCTCTCGCCGCGGCGAGGAGGGAGAGAATGTAGATAAACTTTGTGGCTATTAAGTTTACAACCAGAATATAACACAATATAGCTCCTCAATGGCTCCCCCTCCTTCGGAGGGGGTCGGGGGGAGGATAATAATAAATAGGTATGGAAAGTTTTAGAACCGAAATAGAAAATCAGATTGTTCAAAAAGAGATAATCGAGTTAGAAAGAAAAATTGCATTATTCAAAGATGGTAAAATTGACGACGAACGTTTTCGTAGTCTTCGTTTAGCGCGTGGTGTTTACGGTCAGCGTCAAGAAGGCGTGCAGATGATTCGTATCAAATTGCCATTTGGTAAAGTAAGTAGTGAGCAATTGATACGTATCACAAAAGTTTCTGATGAATACTCAACGGGACGTTTGCATATTACTACCCGTCAGGACATTCAAATTCACTACGTAAGTTTAGATAGAACTCCGGAATTGTGGGCACAATTGGCTATTGACGATATTACGCTTCGTGAAGCTTGTGGAAATACCGTTAGGAATATTACTGCAAGTGAATTAGCTGGTGTTGATGTCGACGAACCTTTTGATGTGTCACCTTATGCACACGCGATGTTTCAGTTTTTCTTGAGAAATCCTATTTGTCAGGAAATGGGGCGTAAGTTCAAAATATCATTTTCTTCTTCTGATAAGGATACTGCCTTGAGTTATTTGCACGATTTAGGTTTTATTCCAAAAATTGTAAATGGCGAGCGTGGATTCAAAGTAATGTTAGGCGGAGGATTAGGTTCTCAACCGCATCACGCCGAGTTATTATCAGAATTCATTCCGGTAAACCAAATTATCCCAACTACCGAAGGTGTTTTGAGAATATTTGATCGTTTTGGGGAAAGAGCCAAACGATTAAAAGCACGTATGAAATTCTTAATTAAAGATATTGGAAGAGATGAATTTTTACGATTGGTTGATGAAGAGAAAAAAGCCTTGTCCTACCAAACGGTAGAAATTGACACCACTGATTTTGATGTTGCTATTCCTGAAACTTTATTAGAAGTGCCAAAGGTAATTATCGAAGATACAGCTGCTTTTGAAGCTTGGAAGCAATCAAATGTAATTGCTCAAAAACAATCGGGTTATGTAGCGATTGGTATCAAAGTGCTTTTAGGAGATTTTTATACAGATAAAGCGAGAGCTTTAGCAGACTTAATTAAAAATTATGGAGCTAATGAATTGCGTTTTTCACTAAAGCAAAACATAGTTCTTAGAAATATAAAAGAAAAAAACTTGCCTTTCTTCTACCAAGAATTAGCCAAATTAGATTTTGTTACTCTTGGGTATGATACTATTAACGATATTACCGCTTGTCCCGGAACGGATACCTGTAATCTTGGAATTGCAAGCAGTACTGGTATTGCTGAGGAATTAGAAAGAGTACTAAAACTAGAATTTCCACAATATAAAGAGAACCGAGAAATCACTATAAAAATTAGTGGTTGTATGAATGCTTGTGGACAACATAATATGTCTACAATTGGTTTTCAGGGAATGTCGATTAATGCAGGAAAACTGGTTGCGCCAGCATTACAAGTATTGCTTGGTGGTGGAATTTTAGGAGATGGAAAAGGACGATTTTCTGATAAAGTAATCAAGATTCCGAGTCGTAGAGGACCTGATGCCTTGCGTTATATCTTAAATGATTTTGAAGCTAATGCTGATGGATTGTCCTTTTTAGATTATTACGATACCAAAGGAGAGAAATATTTTTACGAATTCCTTAAACCATTGGCGGACACTACTAACCTAACAGATGAAGATTTTATCGACTGGGGAAATGCCGATAATTATGTGAAAGCAGTTGGTGTAGGGGAATGTGCGGGTGTAGTGATTGATTTGGTAGCTACTTTACTATTGGAAGCCAAGGACAAATTGACTTTCGCTCAAGAAGCATTCGAAGATAAAAAATGGTCTGATTCAATATACCTTGCCTATGCTGGTTTTGTAAATGGTGCCAAAGCTTTATTGCTTGCGGAGAACCAAAAAACAAACCATCAAGCAGGAATCATTGATTTGTTTGATTCTGTTTTTGTGGAAACCAATAAAATAACATTAGAATCTTCATTAAAGGATTTAGTGTATCAAATAAAAGAGAACGAACCATCTGAGGAATTCGCAAAAAAATATATTGAGAAGGCGATCGCTTTTTTCGAAAATATCGAATCGTATAGAACAAAAGATTTAGCTGATGAAATCGCCAATATTCCAAAAAGCAAATAGGAAGGAAGAATGGCGATACCATATTCCAATAAAGAACAAATATTAACTTCGTATGAAAAATAAAATAAATCCATTAGTAACTTTAGTAGGCGCTGGTCCAGGAGATCCGGATTTGCTTACCATCAAAGGCGCTAAAGCATTGGCGGAAGCTAACGTGGTGCTGTATGATGCTTTGGCAAACGAAGAAATATTGGCGTATGCCCCTAAAAAAGCAATAAAAATATTTGTTGGAAAAAGAAAAGGGAATCACGCCTATTCTCAGGACCAAATCAACCAATTGATTGTCGATAATGCACTTACTTACGGACACGTAGTTCGACTAAAAGGGGGAGACCCATTTATTTTTGGAAGAGGAAGTGAAGAAATAGAGTATGTAGAAAGCTTTGGAATTCCTACATTTGTAGTTCCTGGAATTTCATCATCGATTGCGGTTCCGGCATATCAAGGGATATCGCTTACAAAAAGAGGGGTTTCGGAGAGTTTTTGGGTTATAACTGGAACGACTTCAGCACGGAAATTGTCGGCAGATGTAGCTTTAGCGGCTCAATCTTCAGCAACGGTTGTCGTTTTGATGGGAATGAGTAAGCTGGATCAAATTGTTTCTATATTCCAAAAAGAATCCAAAGGAGAAACACCAGTAGCGATCATTCAAAACGGGACAACGCCGGAGGAGAAAGTTGGTTTTGGAACAGTAAACAATATCCAAAAAGTGGTATTGGAGAATAATTTAAGTTCGCCAGCGATAATTGTTATTGGAGAAGTGGTAGGAGACGGTAAGAAAAGGGAAGGATTTTACAAAGAATTAATTTCCAACCATAATAAGGGACTGATCTATGGAAAGGAATGAGTTATACCCCGTATTTCTTAAACTACATCAACTCAACGTACTCATTGTAGGCGGAGGAAATGTAGGGCTGGAAAAATTATCGTTCTTGTTGAAATCGAGTCCAAATGCAAACGTTGAGGTAGTGGCGACACGTTTTTTACCTGAATTAGTTGAATTAGTAAGTAAGCACGATTCGGTTACATTGAAAGAGAAGAAATTCAAGAAAAAAATGCTCGAAAAACGGCATATGGTTATTGCCTGTACCGATGATCTTGAAGTGAATAGAAGGATTTATGAGTTGTCTCGAAAAAGATTCTTAATTTGCAATATTGCTGATACACCGGATTTATGTGATTTTTATTTGGGTGGAATTGTAACTAAAGGGAATGTGAAAATTGCGATTTCGACCAATGGTAAATCACCAACGACGGCCAAGCGACTAAGAGAATTTTTTGAAGAAGTGATTCCGGAGGACATCAATAAAATGGTTGAAAACCTAAACGAGTATCGCAAATCCTTAAAAGGAGATTTCGAAAATAAAGTTCAACGGATGAATGCCATTACGGAGTCGTTGAAGAAGTAAGGGAAAAAGGCAAGAGGCAAAAGCCAAGAGAAAAGAGAATAGAACTAAGAAAAGAGAATAAAGAGAATAGAAATATACGAATGAAACTACACCCAGTCTCCCCCTCCTTCGGAGGGGGCGGGGGGAGGAAAAACTTTCCGAATGATATTTATCATTTAATTAAGGATGAATCGTTCGTTACTTTACACCAAAAATAGTTTAGCATAATACACATATAAAGAATATAAAATGATTGAAACAGATATCCTAATAATAGGAGCCGGTCCAACTGGTTTATTTGCAGTTTTTGAAGCAGGATTATTAAAATTAAAATGTCATATATTAGACGCTTTACCACAAGCGGGTGGGCAGTTATCAGAGTTATATCCTAAAAAACCTATCTACGACATTCCAGGTTTTCCAGAAGTACTGGCAGGAGATTTAGTAGATAATTTAATGGAACAAATCAAGCAATTCGAACCTGGTTTTACTTTGGGAGAACGTGCTGAAACAATTAAAAAACAAGAAGACGGTAGTTTTATTGTGACTTCAAACGAAGGAACTGAATTTCACGCTAAAGTGATTGCTATAGCTGGTGGTTTAGGGAGTTTTGAGCCAAGAAAACCGCTTATCGACGGAATAGATTTCTATGAAAATAAAGGGGTTAAATACTTTATAAAAAACCCGGAAGATTTTAGAAATAAAAGAGTTGTCATTGCAGGAGGAGGAGATTCAGCCCTTGACTGGAGTATTTTCCTTTCTAATGTTGCTTCTGAGGTAACTTTAATTCACCGTAGAAATGAATTCCGTGGTGCATTAGATTCTGTAGAAAAAGTTCAGGAACTAAAAGATTCTAAAAAAATCAGATTAATTACACCTGCTGAGGTAGTTGGATTAAACGGTGCTGAGCACATTGAATCAATCGACATTGAAGAGAATGGAGCTCACCGTAACATCCCAACAGATTTCTTTATTCCGCTTTTTGGGTTAACACCTAAATTAGGACCTATAGGACACTGGGGATTAGAAATCGAGAAAAACGCGATTAAAGTAAACAATGCCTTAGATTATCAAACAAACATTCCAGGAATCTTTGCTATTGGTGATGTAAATACCTATCCAGGTAAACTGAAATTAATCCTATGTGGATTCCACGAAGCAACATTAATGTGTCAAGCGGCTTACCAAATTATCAATCCAGGGAAACGATATGTACTGAAATACACAACAGTTTCAGGTGTTGATGGATTTGACGGAACTCGTAAAGAGGCACCAAAAGCAGTCGTTAAAGCTATAGTTTAACAAGTTATATAAAAAGAAGTAAAAAAATATAGTGTTAATGCTTGCAAGTATTAACACTATGTCTTTACTTTGCAGTGTTCATACATTTATTGAAAGTTATCACGAAAGGCGGAGGGAATGACCCAATGAAACCTTAGCAACCCTTTATCTATAAAGAAGGTGCTACATTCTACCATATTATTTATGGATAGATAACACACGAAAAATACTATCATAGTATTTCCCAATACCCTTTCCTGACAATTTTATCGATATTTTAAGTTACTGAATTCATTTCTTTTTTAGAAGCGAATGATTTGGCATTTTTGCCTTCATCGTTCCTGCTGTACGTTGCAATCTTTTATTCTGAACACCAGAATAAAAGGATTTTCACTTCCATCAGGGCTAAAGAGTAACAATTGTGAACATTTGAAAGTAATAATCAAAGCTCAGCGTTAAGCGTTTTGCGAGAATAAAACAGAAAAATGGCATCAATTCAAGAAGCAATTAAAAAAAATATACTCATACTCGATGGAGCAATGGGAACGATGTTGCAACGCTACAATTTCTCCGAAGAGGATTTTCGCGGAGAACGTTTTAAAGATTTTCCACATTCTCTTAAGGGGAACAACGATTTATTATCCATCACCCAACCACAAGCGATTCGCGATGTGCACGCCGCTTATTTTGAAGCAGGCGCCGATATTGTTGAAACCAATACCTTCTCAGGAACTACCATCGGAATGGCCGATTATTATCTGGAAGAATACGTATATGAATTGAACTACGAATCGGCAAAAATTGCCCGTGAAGTAGCTGATGAATTCACAGCCAAAAATCCAGATAAACCTCGTTTTGTGGCCGGTTCAATAGGACCAACAAACCGTACAGCAAGTATGTCACCAGATGTAAACGATCCGGGATATAGAGCCGTAACTTTTGATGATTTACGCATTGCGTACAAACAGCAAGTTGAAGCTTTAATTGACGGAGGAAGTGATTTATTATTAGTTGAAACTATTTTCGACACCTTAAATGCCAAAGCAGCACTTTTTGCTATCGAAGAAGTAAAAGACGAACGCAATATTGATATTCCAATAATGGTTTCAGGAACCATTACTGATGCTTCAGGAAGAACACTTTCTGGACAAACGGTGGAAGCTTTCTTGGTTTCGGTTTCGCACATACCTTTGTTGAGTGTAGGTTTCAATTGCGCCCTTGGAGCCGATTTATTGAAACCGTATTTACAAACATTGTCGCAAAATACTTCATTCAATGTTTCAGCGCATCCCAATGCAGGATTGCCAAACGCTTTTGGAGAATACGATGAAACACCAGAGCAAATGCAAGCCTTCATTAAAGAATATCTGGACGATAATTTAGTAAATATCATAGGTGGATGTTGTGGAACAACCCCAGAACACATCAAGTTGATTGCTGATATCGCTAAGGATTATAAGCCGAGAGTATCAACAGCAACAATGTAACGTAGAGACGCGATTTATCGCGTCTAACGAAGATGTTACAAAAAAGGAATGACATGATTTATCGCGTCTATAATTATAGCCGCAAACTCACGTATAAAGTGAATGTGTAGAAAAAACAATAAAATGGCACAAGCAGAAATTAGAAGAAACCTTGTATTATCAGGATTAGAACCATTAATCATTACGCCAGATAGTGTATTTGTAAATATTGGGGAACGTACCAATGTAACAGGTTCGAGAAAATTCCTTCGATTAATCAAGGAAGAAAAATACGAAGAAGCACTTAGCATTGCCAAAGAGCAAGTGGAAGGTGGTGCCCAAATCATCGATATTAATATGGATGAAGGGATGCTCGATGGCGAATATGCTATGACAAAATTCCTGAATCTAATCGCTGCCGAACCGGACATTTCTCGTGTGCCTATTATGATTGACAGTTCGAAATGGGACATTATCGAGGCAGGGTTGAAAGTAGTTCAAGGAAAAAGTGTGGTAAATTCGATTTCGTTAAAAGAAGGAGAAGAACAATTCATACACCACGCTAAATTGATCAAGCGCTACGGTGCAGCGGCAATTATAATGGCTTTTGACGAAACAGGACAAGCTGATAATTACGATCGAAGAGTGGAGATTTGCCAACGTTCGTATGATATTTTGGTGAATAAAGTGGGTTTTCCTCCACAGGACATTATTTTCGATTTGAATATATTTCCAGTTGCAACGGGAATGGAAGAACACCGCCTGAATGCGTTGGATTTCTTTAGGGGAACCAAATGGGTTCGTGAAAATTTACCACACGCACATATTAGTGGTGGAGTAAGTAATGTTTCTTTTTCTTTTAGAGGAAATGATACGGTGAGAGAAGCGATGCACTCGGTTTTCTTGTACCACGCCATTCAAAACGGAATGACTATGGGAATCGTAAATCCAGAGATGCTTTCTATATATGATGAAATTCCAAAAGATTTATTAGAGCACGTAGAAGATGTAATTCTAAACCGTCGAGATGATGCCACGGAACGTTTGTTGGACTTTGCCGAAAATGTAAAAGGAGATGTAAAGAGCAATGAAAAGGCAGTTCAAGAATGGCGTTCGGGAACAGTTCAAGAAAGAATTACGCACTCGCTTGTAAAAGGAGTGGACGCATTTATAGAGTTAGATGTTGAAGAAGCCAGACTCGCAGCTACCAAACCAATTGAAGTTATCGAAATCAACTTGATGACAGGAATGAATGTTGTTGGGGATTTATTTGGAAGCGGAAAAATGTTTTTGCCACAGGTGGTAAAATCTGCCCGTGTAATGAAAAAAGCGGTGGCGTATTTATTGCCTTATATCGAGGCAAGTAAACAAGCTGGGGACAAACAAGGGAATGGTAAAATCTTGATGGCAACCGTAAAAGGGGATGTACATGATATAGGTAAAAATATTGTTTCGGTAGTATTGGCTTGTAACAATTACGAGATAGTAGATCTTGGCGTTATGGTGCCTCCTGAAAAAATTATTGCAGCAGCCATTGAACACAATGTGGATATTATCGGACTGAGCGGATTAATCACACCATCATTAGACGAAATGGTTTATTTAGCTAAAGAACTAGATAAACGAGGACTTAAAATTCCAGTGATGATAGGTGGAGCAACGACTTCGCGTGCACATACTGCAGTGAAAATTGCACCTCAATATAGAGAAACGGTAATTCACGTAAACGATGCTTCGAGAGCCGTAACGGTGGCTGGAAGTTTATTGAACAAGGATAAAAAAATATATGCAAGCGACATAAGAGCAGAATACGATGCGTTTAGAGAAACGTTTCTGAACCGTTCACGCGACAAGAATTTTTTGACCATTGAGCAAGCTCGCAAAAATAAATTGCAATTGGATTGGGAGAATTTTACTCCTGTGAAACCAAATGTAATAGGCGAACAAGTGATTGAAGTCGATTTGGACGTTCTGGTTCCCTATATCGACTGGACGCCGTTTTTTAGAACTTGGGAATTATTCGGGAAATATCCGGCTATTTTAACGGATGAAGTGGTGGGAGAACAAGCGACTTCGGTTTTTGCAGATGCACAGGAAA includes the following:
- a CDS encoding phosphoadenylyl-sulfate reductase, whose product is MNTTIVETLIETTKDFSIEETMDFLANEYKDKVVFSTSFGQEDQVITALIAKSDVAINIFTLDTGRLFQETYDVFHKTLKKYKKHIEVYFPEASEVQNMLNEKGPNSFYDSVENRKECCFIRKVAPLTKALKGNSIWITGLRAEQSENRNDLGFFEYDANFKIIKFNPLLKWTLKEVEAYLEKNNVPQNTLHKKGFLSIGCEPCTRAIAPGEDIRAGRWSWESSQKECGLHQK
- the cysD gene encoding sulfate adenylyltransferase subunit CysD, translated to MNTILKTNALESEAIYIFREVISQFDKPVLLFSGGKDSITLVRLAQKAFFPAKIPFPLLHVDTGHNFPETIEFRDRLVKELGLELIVRNVQDAIDEGKVMEETGKYSSRNSLQTTTLLDAIEEFKFDACIGGARRDEEKARAKERIFSVRDDFGQWDEKNQRPELFDILNGKIENGQNVRVFPISNWTELDVWSYIEQEQIEIPSIYFSHKRKVFLRDGLIWSHSPYVYQEEDEQIEERIVRFRTVGDMSCTAAVESYAATIKEVVGEIRISTISERGARIDDKRSEAAMEKRKQQGYF
- a CDS encoding DUF2490 domain-containing protein → MKFLIYFLSIFLLSVGVKAQTEKNIKNQSLLWTRYYNQLDLNNKWSVHTEIDNRVFINSVTQNTLVGRIQLRDKVTDKIELGVGFDYFSVATQDPEIINGFHIPEYRAQQDVTVKQSLGKINLSHRYMIEERFVHNSSKLMLEEGTTFYLRFRYRIQGDYTFWKNEKQYLKGIVHDELMINGGNKIIKNTFDQNRIYGALQFGVNKSIAMEFGYLNSFQQRASGVDYFARDIIRFSFIHKVKI
- a CDS encoding sulfate adenylyltransferase subunit 1, translating into MEVLKIATAGSVDDGKSTLIGRLLYDTQSLTTDKLEAIEKSSKQKGYDYLDFSLATDGLVAEREQGITIDVAHIYFSTAKKSYIIADTPGHVEYTRNMVTGASTSQVSIILIDARKGVIEQTYRHFFINNLLRVKEVIVAVNKMDLVDYSEDVYNKIKADFEALNAKSTFKEQNVSYIPLSALTGDNVVESLGGMPWYEGQTVLEHLEALEPTDVYEKGKARFPVQTVIRPKTQEYHDFRGYAGKLYGNNIKVGDAVTVLPSLTESKVTNIHFFDKQFDEASAGSSITIELENDINVTRGDMIVKSAELPKVEKDINTTVCWMDSKKLVPGAKYFVQHNTNRVLAKIDSVKNVIATDFSGTTEASQLAINEIGEVNIKLSKALYFDAYNDNKSNGAFILIDAATNTTAGVGFIR
- a CDS encoding nitrite reductase; the protein is MESFRTEIENQIVQKEIIELERKIALFKDGKIDDERFRSLRLARGVYGQRQEGVQMIRIKLPFGKVSSEQLIRITKVSDEYSTGRLHITTRQDIQIHYVSLDRTPELWAQLAIDDITLREACGNTVRNITASELAGVDVDEPFDVSPYAHAMFQFFLRNPICQEMGRKFKISFSSSDKDTALSYLHDLGFIPKIVNGERGFKVMLGGGLGSQPHHAELLSEFIPVNQIIPTTEGVLRIFDRFGERAKRLKARMKFLIKDIGRDEFLRLVDEEKKALSYQTVEIDTTDFDVAIPETLLEVPKVIIEDTAAFEAWKQSNVIAQKQSGYVAIGIKVLLGDFYTDKARALADLIKNYGANELRFSLKQNIVLRNIKEKNLPFFYQELAKLDFVTLGYDTINDITACPGTDTCNLGIASSTGIAEELERVLKLEFPQYKENREITIKISGCMNACGQHNMSTIGFQGMSINAGKLVAPALQVLLGGGILGDGKGRFSDKVIKIPSRRGPDALRYILNDFEANADGLSFLDYYDTKGEKYFYEFLKPLADTTNLTDEDFIDWGNADNYVKAVGVGECAGVVIDLVATLLLEAKDKLTFAQEAFEDKKWSDSIYLAYAGFVNGAKALLLAENQKTNHQAGIIDLFDSVFVETNKITLESSLKDLVYQIKENEPSEEFAKKYIEKAIAFFENIESYRTKDLADEIANIPKSK
- the cobA gene encoding uroporphyrinogen-III C-methyltransferase, whose product is MKNKINPLVTLVGAGPGDPDLLTIKGAKALAEANVVLYDALANEEILAYAPKKAIKIFVGKRKGNHAYSQDQINQLIVDNALTYGHVVRLKGGDPFIFGRGSEEIEYVESFGIPTFVVPGISSSIAVPAYQGISLTKRGVSESFWVITGTTSARKLSADVALAAQSSATVVVLMGMSKLDQIVSIFQKESKGETPVAIIQNGTTPEEKVGFGTVNNIQKVVLENNLSSPAIIVIGEVVGDGKKREGFYKELISNHNKGLIYGKE
- a CDS encoding bifunctional precorrin-2 dehydrogenase/sirohydrochlorin ferrochelatase yields the protein MERNELYPVFLKLHQLNVLIVGGGNVGLEKLSFLLKSSPNANVEVVATRFLPELVELVSKHDSVTLKEKKFKKKMLEKRHMVIACTDDLEVNRRIYELSRKRFLICNIADTPDLCDFYLGGIVTKGNVKIAISTNGKSPTTAKRLREFFEEVIPEDINKMVENLNEYRKSLKGDFENKVQRMNAITESLKK
- a CDS encoding NAD(P)/FAD-dependent oxidoreductase, coding for MIETDILIIGAGPTGLFAVFEAGLLKLKCHILDALPQAGGQLSELYPKKPIYDIPGFPEVLAGDLVDNLMEQIKQFEPGFTLGERAETIKKQEDGSFIVTSNEGTEFHAKVIAIAGGLGSFEPRKPLIDGIDFYENKGVKYFIKNPEDFRNKRVVIAGGGDSALDWSIFLSNVASEVTLIHRRNEFRGALDSVEKVQELKDSKKIRLITPAEVVGLNGAEHIESIDIEENGAHRNIPTDFFIPLFGLTPKLGPIGHWGLEIEKNAIKVNNALDYQTNIPGIFAIGDVNTYPGKLKLILCGFHEATLMCQAAYQIINPGKRYVLKYTTVSGVDGFDGTRKEAPKAVVKAIV